A genomic window from Flavobacterium hankyongi includes:
- a CDS encoding DUF2490 domain-containing protein, with translation MKKIIFILILSLFYNLQSNAQNDEHLSGFSSLSLTYKFNKKWYGYVELQERSIADFSKIDYYEVKGGMGYNINGSNQAFIGLGRYANYKDSRLSREELRFWLQYTFSKNISRVKFEQRVRLEKRLFHNPVTDANTNTERYRYRLNLIVPINKEKVEAKTIFLNTYDELFIGPEKPTINRNRMYLGGGYQFTKSFGVSLGYLFQREFGATANSNFHFLFCGLNFTIDGSKSDIPVQAPSPDHD, from the coding sequence ATGAAAAAAATAATTTTTATTTTAATCTTATCATTATTCTACAACCTGCAATCAAACGCTCAAAATGATGAACATTTATCAGGATTTTCGAGTCTTTCTTTAACTTATAAATTCAACAAAAAATGGTATGGATACGTTGAACTCCAAGAACGTTCCATCGCCGATTTTTCTAAAATTGATTATTACGAAGTAAAAGGAGGAATGGGTTATAACATCAATGGAAGTAATCAAGCTTTTATTGGCTTAGGTCGATATGCAAATTACAAAGACAGTAGATTATCAAGAGAAGAATTACGTTTTTGGTTACAATATACTTTTAGCAAAAACATTTCAAGAGTTAAATTTGAACAACGTGTACGACTTGAAAAAAGACTTTTTCACAATCCTGTTACTGATGCTAACACCAATACTGAAAGATATAGATACAGATTGAATTTGATAGTACCTATAAATAAAGAAAAAGTAGAAGCAAAAACAATCTTCTTAAATACTTATGATGAACTTTTTATTGGTCCAGAGAAACCAACAATAAATAGAAACAGAATGTATTTGGGAGGTGGATATCAATTCACCAAATCATTTGGAGTGTCTTTAGGATATTTGTTTCAAAGAGAATTTGGAGCAACTGCAAACAGTAACTTTCATTTTCTATTCTGTGGTTTAAATTTTACTATTGATGGTTCAAAATCAGATATTCCTGTTCAGGCACCATCTCCTGATCATGATTAA
- a CDS encoding inorganic phosphate transporter, translating to MTLLIIIIILALLFDYINGFHDAANSIATIVATKVLTPFQAVLWAAFFNFLAYWVFGFGVADTVAKTAKTSSIDLTVILAGIIAAIIWNLFTWWKGIPSSSSHTLIGGFAGAALAHGFSGRVTDPEHYGFAIVNWFKAAKEGELLPSGVLVVIAFIALAPIVGMLISYLVSLWFMHSAKKSLYPKIFTVAFLASTVWFLSTVMKGYDKIKKPRFESEFWSVVGEPENIKWLLVGFIVFALGTICLLFSSFSAGKAESILKKTQLLSSAAFSLGHGGNDSQKVMGIIAAAVAVYINTAGVDVMQMPEWLQVVLPNEEKGIKAHMPEWIPLACYTVIGLGTLSGGWKIVKTMGSKITKVTAFEGVVAESAGALTLFITEHFKIPVSTTHTITGSIIGVGVTKRVSAVRWGVTVNLLWAWILTIPVSALLATITYFILRIFI from the coding sequence ATGACTTTATTAATTATCATTATCATATTAGCATTACTATTTGATTATATTAATGGTTTCCATGATGCAGCAAACTCAATTGCAACTATTGTTGCCACTAAAGTTCTTACTCCTTTTCAAGCGGTACTTTGGGCTGCATTTTTTAACTTCTTAGCGTATTGGGTTTTTGGTTTTGGAGTTGCTGATACAGTTGCTAAAACTGCTAAAACTTCAAGCATCGATTTAACCGTTATTCTGGCAGGAATTATAGCAGCAATTATTTGGAACTTATTCACTTGGTGGAAAGGAATTCCATCATCATCATCACATACACTTATTGGAGGATTTGCTGGGGCTGCATTAGCACACGGATTTTCAGGTAGAGTTACTGATCCTGAGCATTACGGATTTGCTATTGTAAACTGGTTCAAAGCTGCTAAAGAAGGTGAACTATTACCAAGTGGTGTTTTAGTAGTTATTGCATTTATAGCATTAGCTCCTATTGTAGGTATGCTTATATCTTATCTAGTTTCACTATGGTTCATGCATTCGGCTAAAAAAAGTTTATACCCTAAAATATTCACTGTAGCATTTCTTGCATCAACTGTTTGGTTTTTATCGACAGTAATGAAAGGATATGATAAAATTAAGAAACCACGTTTCGAGTCTGAATTCTGGAGTGTTGTCGGTGAGCCTGAAAATATTAAATGGCTTTTGGTAGGATTTATCGTTTTTGCACTTGGAACTATATGCTTACTTTTTAGTAGTTTCTCAGCAGGTAAAGCCGAATCTATCCTTAAAAAAACGCAGTTATTATCATCAGCAGCATTCAGCTTAGGTCACGGTGGTAATGACTCTCAAAAAGTAATGGGAATCATTGCAGCTGCAGTAGCTGTATATATTAATACAGCTGGTGTTGATGTAATGCAAATGCCAGAATGGTTGCAAGTAGTTTTACCTAATGAAGAAAAAGGAATTAAAGCTCATATGCCTGAATGGATTCCATTAGCATGTTATACAGTTATTGGTCTAGGTACTTTAAGTGGTGGATGGAAAATTGTAAAAACAATGGGATCTAAGATTACTAAAGTAACCGCTTTTGAAGGTGTTGTTGCAGAATCTGCAGGTGCTTTAACATTATTTATTACTGAACACTTTAAAATCCCAGTATCTACAACACACACAATTACAGGTTCAATTATTGGTGTTGGAGTGACAAAACGTGTATCAGCAGTACGCTGGGGAGTGACCGTAAACCTTTTATGGGCTTGGATACTTACAATTCCGGTATCAGCACTCTTAGCAACGATAACCTATTTTATTTTAAGAATTTTTATCTAA
- a CDS encoding DUF47 domain-containing protein, whose amino-acid sequence MNLNSIFQFLVPKDTKFFPLFEQASSTLVVLAETLHEAVNAPKEERDSYYQKIEELENKIEGIAHKTQLELSKNFITPFDREDINALIKSIDNVADNMHGAASRMRLYQVEKITKSIRKLTEINLEACQLIDKAVKELKDLKNHQSIKGLCKRINKLESKGDVVFDKAVADIFENETDAIKVIKYKEVLSALEMASDRCKGVSNVIEQISVKHS is encoded by the coding sequence ATGAACCTAAACAGTATATTTCAATTTTTAGTGCCAAAAGACACAAAATTCTTTCCTTTATTTGAACAAGCTAGTAGTACACTTGTAGTTTTAGCAGAAACGTTACACGAAGCTGTAAATGCACCTAAAGAAGAAAGAGACAGTTATTACCAAAAAATTGAAGAATTAGAAAATAAAATTGAAGGAATTGCTCACAAAACTCAATTAGAGTTAAGCAAAAACTTTATTACACCATTTGACAGAGAAGATATTAATGCATTAATCAAATCTATTGATAACGTCGCCGATAATATGCACGGTGCAGCAAGCAGAATGCGTTTATACCAAGTTGAGAAAATCACAAAATCTATCCGTAAATTAACTGAAATCAACTTAGAAGCATGTCAATTAATTGATAAAGCTGTTAAAGAATTAAAAGACTTAAAAAATCACCAATCAATTAAAGGTTTGTGTAAACGTATAAACAAATTAGAGAGTAAAGGTGATGTGGTTTTTGATAAAGCTGTTGCTGATATTTTTGAAAATGAAACAGATGCTATTAAAGTTATTAAATACAAAGAAGTACTTTCTGCACTTGAAATGGCATCAGACAGATGTAAAGGCGTTTCAAACGTTATCGAACAAATATCAGTAAAACACTCTTAA
- a CDS encoding acyl-CoA carboxylase subunit beta, producing MDLNFNKNEDHNKLLLSELRQRFAKVKLGGGEKRIEKLHAEGKMTARERIDYLLDKDEKSIEIGAFVGDGMYVEHGGCPSGGVVVKIGYIQGKQCIVVANDATVKAGAWFPITAKKNLRAQEIAIENRLPIIYLVDSAGVYLPMQDEIFPDKEHFGRIFRNNAIMSSMGITQIAAVMGSCVAGGAYLPIMSDEALIVDKTGSIFLAGSYLVKAAIGETIDNETLGGATTHCEISGVTDFKAKDDKDALDRIKSVVGKMGDFDKAGYNRVKSEKPALNPQDIYGILPKSRAEQYDMMEIIKRLVDNSEFDEYKEGYGQTIITGYARIDGWAVGIVANQRLIAKTTGAKTKPSEMQFGGVIYSDSADKATRFIANCNQKKIPLVFVHDVTGFMVGSKSEHGGIIKDGAKMVNAVANSVVPKFTVVVGNSYGAGNYAMCGKAYDPRLIFAWPSAELAVMGGAQAAKVLMQIEAASLKAKGEEITPEKEEELFTKIKSRYDEQVSPYYAASRLWTDAIIDPLETRTWISMGIEAANHAPIEKQFNLGVIQV from the coding sequence ATGGACTTAAACTTCAATAAAAACGAAGATCATAACAAACTTTTACTTTCAGAATTAAGGCAACGCTTTGCAAAAGTAAAGCTTGGTGGTGGAGAAAAAAGAATCGAAAAGCTTCATGCTGAAGGTAAAATGACAGCTCGTGAACGCATTGATTATTTGTTGGATAAAGATGAAAAATCAATTGAAATAGGTGCATTCGTTGGTGACGGGATGTATGTTGAACATGGCGGTTGTCCAAGTGGGGGAGTGGTTGTTAAAATTGGATACATACAAGGCAAACAATGTATAGTCGTGGCAAATGATGCAACGGTAAAAGCAGGAGCTTGGTTTCCTATCACGGCAAAGAAAAATCTAAGAGCACAAGAAATTGCTATTGAAAATAGATTGCCTATTATTTATCTAGTGGATTCGGCAGGAGTTTATTTACCAATGCAAGATGAAATTTTCCCTGATAAAGAGCATTTCGGACGAATTTTCAGAAATAATGCTATCATGAGCAGCATGGGGATTACGCAGATTGCCGCTGTTATGGGAAGTTGTGTAGCTGGAGGGGCTTATTTGCCAATTATGAGCGATGAAGCATTAATCGTTGATAAAACAGGAAGTATTTTCTTGGCAGGAAGTTACTTGGTTAAAGCTGCCATAGGTGAGACCATAGATAACGAAACGCTTGGAGGTGCAACCACACATTGTGAGATATCAGGAGTGACTGATTTTAAAGCAAAAGATGATAAAGATGCTTTAGATAGAATTAAAAGTGTCGTAGGTAAAATGGGCGATTTTGACAAAGCGGGTTATAACCGTGTTAAATCAGAAAAGCCAGCTCTAAATCCGCAAGATATTTACGGAATTTTGCCTAAATCTCGTGCTGAACAATATGATATGATGGAAATCATTAAACGTTTGGTTGATAATTCGGAATTTGATGAATATAAAGAGGGTTATGGTCAGACAATAATTACAGGTTATGCTCGTATTGATGGTTGGGCAGTAGGAATTGTAGCAAACCAGCGTTTAATTGCTAAGACTACAGGTGCAAAAACAAAACCAAGCGAAATGCAGTTTGGTGGGGTTATCTATTCTGATTCGGCTGATAAAGCAACACGTTTTATTGCGAACTGTAACCAAAAGAAAATTCCGTTGGTATTTGTTCATGATGTAACTGGTTTTATGGTAGGTTCAAAATCGGAACATGGTGGAATCATTAAAGACGGAGCTAAAATGGTGAATGCAGTTGCAAATAGTGTAGTACCTAAGTTTACCGTTGTGGTTGGAAATTCATACGGAGCTGGGAATTATGCAATGTGTGGTAAAGCTTACGATCCAAGATTGATCTTTGCCTGGCCAAGCGCAGAGCTTGCTGTAATGGGAGGAGCGCAGGCAGCAAAAGTATTAATGCAAATTGAAGCAGCTTCTTTAAAAGCAAAAGGAGAAGAAATTACGCCAGAAAAAGAGGAAGAATTGTTTACTAAAATTAAATCACGTTACGACGAACAAGTGTCACCTTATTATGCGGCTTCTCGTTTGTGGACAGATGCTATTATTGATCCACTTGAAACAAGAACCTGGATTTC